A single region of the Natronolimnobius sp. AArcel1 genome encodes:
- a CDS encoding PadR family transcriptional regulator yields MYDLTGFQRDLLYTVAGQDEPHGLAIKDELEDYYEKEIHHGRLYPNLDTIVDKGLVEKGQEDRRTNFYTLTKRGQREIEARREWEDQYVEDLLESE; encoded by the coding sequence ATGTACGATCTCACAGGCTTCCAGCGCGATCTCTTGTACACTGTTGCCGGCCAAGACGAACCACACGGGCTCGCGATCAAAGACGAACTCGAGGACTACTATGAAAAAGAGATCCACCACGGACGACTGTACCCAAACCTCGACACAATCGTCGATAAGGGCCTCGTCGAGAAAGGCCAGGAAGACCGTCGGACGAACTTCTACACACTAACCAAACGTGGTCAGCGTGAGATCGAAGCCCGCCGTGAGTGGGAAGATCAATACGTCGAGGACCTGCTCGAGAGCGAATAA